Genomic segment of Prunus dulcis unplaced genomic scaffold, ALMONDv2, whole genome shotgun sequence:
gaaaaaagaaaaagaaaagagaggaatGAATCTGAAACGTGGAGAGCAGCAACCCCCTTCCaccaatatttttcaaatgacAGATGCAGCGGCTACACCATGTTATATTGTAGCTGTCGCTCATATTTGACACATGTGTAGACTTGGATGTGTTGGTCATCGCGTTTTCGCAATTCCCAACCACCAGGTCATGCTTTCGAATTACCTTCGTTCTCCGTCTTCTAGGATTTCATTGTTTTGTTGCTATTCTTGTTTCCtctgtttatttttcatacaTTGAGGACAATGTGTGGTTTAAGTTTTGGGGTGGGAaagtaaattttaaaattttatttttgttgagtcttgtttaaaattttcttttttaagttaataaccatagattattttaaatgttagAACAAATGGACAAGGTGAAGATTAATCTCACAGTAGTcttttctatttattgttGCTTAGACActaattcataaattataCTTTGAAATTTGCACATCACACCAACATGGTTTGTGGGGAGTGAGATTGAAATACGTACCTTTTGTCTAAgtgtgttttaatttttgttcaatATAAATAAAGTTAGTATGTGTTATAAAGTAATAATTGCCTCACCCGAAGCTTTGCTAGTAACCTGGCCAATCCTGCCTAATTAGTAGTGATTCTTGAGTCAAACGGTAGAATTTTGGTATGAGGTTGGGTGGTTAGTTGGTTTCGtatgtaatgacccaaacctaaaatttataattaaggaatattttattttgcgaaaagacaattttgccctcggaatattttattaagaaaaaggtgaccttttgatcgagaaggaatatgacaattccacttacaccgttgcgtagagcacggtgaaatgagttcatagacacgtagtgggcccgaatcggagttgtaacgagaaagttatggtcaaaagagtctcagtggcacaaccgtaaatattttgaagttggaaTTATAAAAACAGCTCagccttttctctctcctcgcgccGACCTCCCTCCTTCTCCCGCGTCCATCCCTTCTCTTCTtcgtatctccggccaccgacCACGGCTGTGGATGAGGCCGGTACCAAAACGACCGGGAcgacgtcctcttccttccccGACCGTTCCCGGCCGACGACGTCACCTGCGCTGGCCGGAAATCGCGCTGGAACCGACGGTGCTCACCAGATCTTCAAGTcactcgttctccctcaattcttctccaaatttgtcgagtaaggtatggattcctacctattttccatgctctagctgatgatTGGATgggtttgcatcaattttgacCGTAGATAACCCagttttcgaattgaaaattcggccgattttcggccaccgtgatcggccacttccggccactttttggggcaggtccaagaacaaaagtggctccaaatatggtgttttacctagggtaggagtttggagccttggtttgaagtttttccggcaaagtgtaatcgctttagacacccatcgctgccggctCGTGctgcggcgcgtgggtgagggtagtgcagtggcactgtgtcttgttgcgatccttatgttgtcacgagcgcgtaggattttgcggatctcaatttggataccgtttgagccccaaacggattttccatattgtgcgatttccgggttcgatactgctgaaccgttggatcgcgctcaaattcagatatgttgtttcaggtaatttcagaatcgtgtaggattcgacggatcgtgaatcggagtcccggatactccgaaatcgcgaaccctggggctagggtttggaaattttatgatttcacgatcggggtcaatccgatcgtcagttttagaccaaacttgcaggacatggttccttaaacgtgaggaacttaaaggaactctcagattggtcattggaggtcATGGACCCATGGGAttccgtatcgaccaatatggaacTTTATCGCTTAATGAAATCTCGAGTCCTTTTAGACGGttttaaacatctgaaatgcctaagtgggcagaaaaagtaactttaaagttagtgcgtgcacttctagaagtcgggggtcggggttttacttaaaaacttataccgagcagttttattaattaaatattcatgatggttaCCCATgcacccgggaccaggcagacccgcagaaGCGACCtacaggaggtctagctagcttgGACTAGGAGTGAGtgtacttttcttttataaatgatttttataaatgaatttcattatttgatcttgaatgaGTTTAATTGATTGTGAATTTTCCTAGTATGGTTTGTGAAGCCAAATGTCTTTATCTTTGTACTGCCTAGTTAACTATGCTAAAGAATTATAGAGAGCAGAGtctgagatttatatcagataaagtgGCAGTACAGTTTCAGATTTAACAGAAATGCATAGATTTatcagatctttcagaaatattataatattataatattatattttctcagagttcttgatttaataaaaattcagttcttcagcagattttccagaaatgttatatattttaaaccaccgtgagtacccatctatggttattaccctcagttatgccgatgtctacggacatccagtttaccctcagttttgtcagtgcacttgacatttgcctcacgagtttcggggacgctcggaccgtgagtgccaggatttgcagctcggtttgacttggtgtcgccgatgtctgccaggatttgcagctcggttTGACTTAGTGTCGCCGAggtctgccaggattgcggatcaggctgactacggttccctgaatcctgccagttgcggctcgggttgactttgtgtcaccgagacctgccagtggatcaggctgactatagtcccttGTATCCTGCCaagatttgcggctcggatagactgtgtgtcgccgagacctgctaggGGAATTGAaagaattacaggggtacatccgagtggtagttttaattgattacagtgcttttatgcgaggttcgagtacattgcttttatgcaaatttgattacagtatttttttatgcaagtttggatttcagtgcttcttgcaagttttattgctcttgaatacgattgcatatatttatataaatatgtcaCTGCGTTGGTTTTAATATGCTTCAAAAGTAGTTTAGATATTCAATTTTacttaactatttttacaatgggggctagtatattcttaggatattttatgagcccttatttttgtccactcacattttcaaatgttttgcgcccccaggctgtagcgtgcacaggaaaACCACCACCGAGCCATCTTGCCTTCCGCGCCATATCATTACAAAAGTGTGGGTTTGTAAAAAGATTAACTTACCTGTATATTATTAaaactgctctgatatttgcCCTAGATGGAGAATTGAACTGGGTATTGTATCTTAAGTATGCTGGCTGTTGGTTGTATGGATATTTGTGCTCGTTTTGACAAGTGTAAGTTTTGAGATTGAACGAAATATAGGGGAGATTTTGCTGAaatttcggtaggagtcaaggttaaaatttcaagtagaagggcaaataggtcatttgtgcccgaccttcgccaagtgtcggacacacacagggttcgactcgaattccaaagcggaattttgTTCGGGTCCTATCATCGTACCCTTTCCAGCTTGAGTTAATAAGTCCTTAGGGGTGTTCTACACCTAGTGCCCTAAAGCCTTAGTGGTTTGGGAGTCATTGACCTAAAGCTCTCTACATGGGTTGGATCGAAAGCTTAAGAGAACCGACATTGCACAACCACTGCTgttactgaaaaaaaaaaatttgaaaaagaaaagaaaaagaagaagtgtGAAGTTAGTATGTGAAGTATGAATAACGGGGATGAGAAGTAAGGGTTTTGGTCGAATCTCCTTAATTATGATGGATCACTTTACACCAAAGAAagtttatgaattattttctaattgaCTCTAAATGGCTTAGACTCTGTAGTGGGATTGGTTGGAACTTTTGAAAATACGTTTTggtttttaacattttctaTGGATTGCAACTTGAATGGAAATTTTGTTTAGCTAGGttttatttaaagtttttAGTTCGttagtttttgtgtttgttttctaGATTTGCTTTGCTTGAGGACAAGCAAAAGCTAAGTTTGGGGGTATTTTGATgggtatattttatattatatatttaaccccattcttagtatattttgtttaatattttggaagaattttgatactttgaattatattcCCAATATAAGTCTTTCGACTTCCTTTAGAgcaaaacataaccaaatggaagaattttggagtaatttCAGTTGGAGGACGTTAGTGAGTCACTTAGCTTGATcgtattgaaattttagatttttctaccaagcggttattttctgacaataaaataaaggagcagtGCACGGTGTTGGAATAGTggtcttttgggtttttattgcATTTTGGTGCCCAAAATGACCTTGGATGGGTTTGTGGCCCTCTGGAGAAGTGTTCAGaatgtttttatctttaaaataagcTATCTTAAgccagatttggaggagattCGAGGCCAAAATGTGGCTGGGCAGATTGTGGGCAGATTCTCCTAAtccaatttggactttatatcttagtattattttattttttaacttagtttccttgtggggATTGGGAAACTGGATTTTAGGGGGTATTTAAGTTGGTTTTCATAGCAATTTTGGGACttcttttttggcttttgaaCGGGACATTGTGTAGAGCAATTGTTAGGGTTTTAGAGTTTTTGCGACTTTAAAgtgttttcattcttttcattcttaataatattttccatgatttcaattatgaatatgcgtaactaattttcttttgctagggtgaagccttgaaacttagcatgaatatgtaatttttatttaattgcttatgattgattgcatgcatattttgaattgttaatcattgttttaaactatctaattgtcttaatgcctgatcaccattaggatctttagaaaagtaattggatgcaattttggtcGGAAGGTTCCCTGAAATTAATGCtggcttcttgtgattaataattgtaatttcacttaagatgAACACCATGTCTTAAGGGTCGTatggtttttcaaagggttttcacaaaaccgTCCGGATGGGTTGCATGTTAGATGTACGTTCTATGTTGGAGGTTCCAAGTAGAATTTAaattaggaaaacctaaccttcaaagtggcatgtgcaAATCATAGGTAATTGGTAAAAATTCATAGGATTGCTATGTGATGGTGAAAccctagtgcttttataaattggTACTTAAaactctttccttcaatcgtaattgtttttgtttaaaatttgtttttagtatcaaacaatttcataatcatctttctCAACGTTTAATTTTAGGTAGTTAAttggaaattatttttacataaattgCTAAATAGTCCTTGAGGAGAACGACCTTGCATGAGCATCTACACTACAATAGccttgtattcttgcaagtattttatgtgattttaaccTTATTTGAGTGGATGGTAAAAATCGTatcaaatataataaaataatatgatatttggcaTTTCGGATGAAGTTAAATTTTTGTCTAAagtgtcaaattgccacataagccatcaaatttaaatttaacttttttgcatttgacatctcccttgTTAAAGCATCTCTAACCaatatgtcaaattgccacatggACATGAAATGGTAAGAATTGAAGGTTAAAGTTACTCCAATCGAGTAGTCAAATCATACATGAATTTGAAAGTTGGAAGAGATgcaaaaaataacatatcagAAAGGTTGAtgtcaaatatatttttagtcATAGACCCCACTAttatttattctattttaaacTTTACGCATCAGCCCTATTtgcttttttaaataaaataaaataatatttggcATTTCAGGTggagtttaatttttttccaaaatgtaAAATTGCCACATAggccatcaaattcaaatttaacatttaaCATTTCAATGAAAATACTCATATGTCAAGGTAAATTCCTTCGCTATATGgattttaaaatatgttttttttaatccacCCTTGCAATTTTTGTACCATGGAGTCCTGGTGACTGTAAATAAGTCAAATTAAATCAGACAAAGGTGATTGCTGGTccgttttaaaataaaaataaaaggtaatTGCTGGTGTCTCGAATCGAACATTCAGACGAGCCCCAGGCCCCACTAGTCGTCCCGTATCCATTGACTTCACCATAGACCTGAATTGTGTTAAGAGACATGCTCTGCTTCTCTGGTGGAACTTCAGTCTGGTGGAACTTCAGCCTGTAGCTCCTCCTCACTCCTTCAGCTGCGAGTTCACATACACCCAGGTCAGGCTCCAACTACTAATTTCTCTAACACCATCTCATGATTTCTTCACATTTTGTATTTTCCCATTGTGATATAATCTTCTTGCTCTTAGTCATGTTGTTGCTGATGATGTTGtttggctaaaaaaatttggtaaaTGCTGAAGGGAATTACAAAAGTTGTACTTTTGAATacttgtaatatatatatatatatatatatatatatatgttaataTTGAGGCAAAATAAAAGATTAGTCAGCTCCATTTATGATACCTCTGTAGTCGCAGATTTGATGTTTTTGTTGGAATTGAGGGTTTCCAGGATCCTCAAGTGAATTAGGTGAGGCTTTGTAGGCAATGGTCTAATTCTGCTGTTTCTGAGAGGGGGATGAGGGGGGAAGGAAAATCAGGGAAAGATAACattaaagattaaaaattTGATTCTTAAGTTTTTtctggatacaagccatattgGAAGAGGGGGGATTCAAACACAGGACCTCAGGTACAGGATAACTGCTCTTAACCATCAAATGGGTATTTTATATGTCGAAAACTATCAGACGTTTGATTAAGTTTGATGGCTGGTAACAAACTTGGAGCTCTCAGTCGCTCGAACTCAGTCCCTCGGTTGAGCAGCTctgaataaaatattagaCAGGTCAATTTATGATCCCTCTGTATAGTATAGTAAGTCATTTTGCAGGTGAGTTCAAATAAGTGAccgaaaaaatgaaaaagtagaTCAGCAATAGGTAAATGTATTTATCTTCTACCAAATTGCTTAATTGCCTGCACTGTCTCCTCTCTCCAGCAGATTGCTTTGTGAAATTAATCTTATCTCCATTCTCCTGTAAGTTGGCACAACGATAAACCAGTCTGAAATGGCATCGAGCACGCAAAGAGACAGCTCATCTCTTCCTCCACCTTCTCGATggaaatatgacgtctttctGAGTTTTAGAGGTGAAACACGCAAGACCTTTACAGCCCATTTACATAAAGAACTGCTGGATCAAGGAATTACGGAGACATTCTTGGATGAAACAGAACTTCAAGAAGGAAAACCAATTTCTGAAGTCTTCTCAGCAATTGCACAGTCAAGATTTGCCATTCTTGTGATCTCTCAAGATTATGCTTCTTCAACGTGGTGCCTCAATGAACTTTTAAGGATTTTAAAATGCATGGAAGGGAGGGGTGCAATTCTACCAATTTTCTATTCTGTGGAACCCTCCAATGTTGGAAAACAATTAGGGAGTTTTGAACAAGCCTTCACTAAACTTGAAGAAAGGTTTAAGCATGACATCAACAAGGTGAAGAGCTGGAGAGATGCTTTAAGGACAGTGGCTAAAATCAAAGGGTGGACTACAAAGGATAGGTTAGCATTACTTCTTTTTCCCCTCGACTCAAAAGCTCTCCTTGGAGCACATATAAtaattgtgaatttatattttatatatcaCCTTTGTAGGAGGGAAAGTGACTTATAATTCCGTTCTATTTGATATAATTTTGTAGTGACATTTAATTTGCCTGGACCTCATGCATGAAAATCGTACagaaaaatatttcatgaTAACATTCATATTACCCAttcataaaaaagaatttatatGGGAAggctaattttattttatgataaactaaaaaatatacTACATTGTTTTTCATTACTGCAGAAGAGGATTGGAACTTGGGAACATTGGGAAGAGAAATTTTTACTCTATCCAATGCTCTTTGATTATCTATACACTTTTTAAATCATTTTTATCACGTATTGATGAAGTTTCTTTGGCTTAATCCAAAATATGCATCGTAACAGTGAGGAGTTCTTAATTTGAAGTCAGATGCTTTCGTAACAGAGGGAAatagttttgaaattttttttgggtagctTTCTATTTCTAATCATATTTTAGGTCCACAGTGAGGAGTTCTTAATTCGAAGTCAGCTGCTTTCTTGACAGAGTTAATGATATTATGGACAACAACTTATTACACTAACTTTTGACGATAACTGATGTTGAAGTGATTCAGTTGTTTTCATTCTGCGTCTTCtatgaactttttttattcatagCAAGTAAAAATTTTCGTATCCATTGGTATCTCAAAGTTGGTGTTTTTTTAGCATTATTGTTCCATTAATAAGGTGTTCTTAGTTTTTGGGTTGAATGGCTGTGATGCAATGGGTTAGCCCTGAGTCCAATCCAAAACTTCTTATAAAATGCAGGCAGAGCTACCACTCGGCTACTAGAGGTGGTggcaaaaacacaaaatgcaAAGTGTATTTTATCACTTTTTGTCTATTTATTACTCATATTAGTTCAGCCATGCATGACCTTGATTATTGTCTTTTCCTCTTGAAGATATGAACCACAGCTCATCAGAGAAATTGTTGACAAGGTGCGAACCTTAGTACGTCCTACATGGTCGGAGCCTGAAGAAAAGCTGGTTGGAATTGATTCAACATTGGAGCATCTACGTAGGCTTCTAGATACAGACACTGAATCAGTTGATGTTCGTTTTATAGGGATATGGGGGTTGAGTGGGATAGGTAAGACAACCATTGCTGAGAGAACTTATGCGAGGATTCTTCATAAATTTGAACGCAGCTGCTTTCTTGACAGAGTTAGAGATAAGATTTCTCAAACAGATGGTctaaaaaatctaaaaagagAACTTTGCAAGAGCCttatgaaaagaaatataGAAGACTGGGCCTTTGATATAAAAGGCACAATCAAAAGGCTCTTATCTTGCAAAAAAGTTCTTCTCGTTCTTGATGATGTGGACGATAATAGTCAATTAGAAGACTTATGTGGGAACCAAGATGGGTTTGCTCCAGGGAGCAGAGTCATTATTACAGCAAGAAGTGAACGATTGCTAAGTAGACATGGTGTGGACAGAACATTTGAGGTGCATAAGTTAAATGACCAAGACGCTCTTCAACTTTTTAGCTTGAAAGCCTTTGGAAGAGATTATCCAGATATGCCCTGTGTAGCTCTGTCTAAATGTTTTGTGAGTTATGCCAATGGCCTCCCATTAGCTCTTAAACTCTGGGGATCATCTTTGCGTAAAGCAGATCAAGATGAATGGGGAAGTAAATTGGGTAAACTGAAAGATAATTTTGATGGAAAAATTATGGATAggcttaaaataaattttgatgGATTAGATGAAGAGGAGAAAAGTATTTTCCTTGATATCGCATGCTTCTTTATGGGAAAGTACAAAGATGAAGTAGTTGAAAGACTATGCGGCTCTCGTTCCAGCGTAGACAATGCTATAAAAGTTCTCATTAGGTGTTCTCTGCTAACAGTTTCAGATAATATGGTGTGGATGCATAATTTGTTACAAGAAATGGGTAAAGCAATTGTTCGTGGGGAGTCAAAAGAACCTGGTGAACGTAGCAGGTTGTGGCTTTCAAAGGACATCTTTTATGTTTTGAGAAATAATACGGTAAGAGCTTACATGGATACATCAGTAACACATGAATCTAGCAAAATCAAGAGAGTATAAAGCAGACTATTAAGTTTACTTACCTTACTTTCCATATAACGTGCACATCAGTTACCCTTTATGATGTTTTGCAATTGACTTGTTCTTTATTCTTGGTTATTAGGGGACATCAGCAGTTGAAGGCATTGTCCTAGATCATCGTGAATCAGAAGTGTGTGAATGCCATCCAGAAGCCTTTTCAAAGATGTTTAATCTTAAATTTCTCAAACTTCATAATGTGTACCTTCATAAAGACCTCGCATGTCTTCCTAACTCCTTACAATTTCTTGAATGGAAAGGTTATCCTTTAGATTCTCTCCCCATAGATTTCAAACCGGATAAGCTTGTTGAACTCAGCATGTGTCATAGTAAGATTGAACAGCTTTGGAGTGGAATAAAGGTACAAGTCCAAGTCTACAACTGCAACATATAATGTATTTATCAGAGTAAAATGTAAGCTTCTCCTGAATCTAATTATTATCAATTTCTTGTGACTCTAACAGGATTTTGACAAGTTGAAAGTCATCAGACTTTGTCATTCAAAAAGTTTGACCAGCACTCCTGATTTCAAAGAGGTCCAGAATCTTGAGAGGCTAGATCTTGAGGGATGTGTAAGTCTAGTTGAGATCCACTCATCCATACGAGTTCTCAAAAAGCTAATCTTCTTGAATCTTAAAGACTGCAAAAGTCTTGAGAGTCTTCCAGGTGAGATTGCAATGGAATGCCTGGAAATTCTAATCCTTTCTGGTTGCTCAAATGTTAAAAGGATTCCTAAATTTGTGGGACATATGGAAAATTTGTGGAAGATTTCTTTAGATGAGACAGCTATTGAAGATATACCTTCATCGATTCAAGGTCTGACGAAACTTTCTGTTCTTGATATTAGAGATTGTGTAAATCTGACTCAACTTCCAAGTACCATTGGCAATTTGAAGTTTCTTAAAAGTCTTAATGCTTCTGGATGCACACAACTGGCAGAACTGCCTGCAAGCTTTCAGGAACTAGTGTCTTTGGAGAAGCTTGATTTAAGTGGAACTGCCATAGAAAAATGGCCCTTTTCCgtttttcatttgaaaaagCTGAAATCATTTATTTTCCGTGGACCAAAAGGGCGATCACCACAGCCATGGCATGTGTTGCTCCCTTTTAGATGGCCATTGAAGTGTCTTCAACCTATGAGTCAGTTCTTGCCTCCTTTGTCAGGGTTATGTTCTTTAAGGGAATTAGATCTAAGTGATCACAATCTTCGGGATGGAACAATCCTTGCTGATATTGGTTGCTTATCTTCTTTGGTTTCGTTGGACTTGAGTGGAAATGATTTTGTTAGCCTTCCTGAAAGCATTAGCAAGCTTTCTCAGCTTGAGAACTTATATTTGAGTGATTGCCAGAGTCTTGAATACCTTCCAGTCCTTTCATCAAGTAAAAGTTTACAAGTGACTGCCGATTGTTGCACTTCACTAGAAAGGCTGCAACATCCATTGAATTTGGATACATTAAGTTCGTCATGTTTCAATTTGATGAATTGCTTTGGATTGGTTAAGAATGAAAGCCATGATAATAAAACATTGACTATGCTCCGAAAATATCTTGAGGTGCGCttgctctctctttctctctcgcATTCATTCGTTTGTTTGTTCATTCATTCTCTAACATGATGTTTTCTCTTGTATAGAGAACCTCATATCCGGGAGATAGGTTTGAAATTGCAATTCCTGGAAGTAAAATTCCATGGTGGTTCAGTCGTCAAAGAGTGGGATCTTCGGTAAGCATACTGGTGACTCCGAAATGGTGTGATAACAAGTGGATGGGATATGCTCTTTGCGCTGTTTTTGAAGTTTTCAGTAGTGGATGGGAGCTCTCTTGTGTTTTGGAAGTCAATGGGAAAAAAGAGTACCCTGCACCTGTATTATTAACTGATGTCCAGCCTGTGTCGGATCATCTTTGGCTATTCTATGTTTCTCGTGATATAAGCTTTGGTACAGAGTGGCAAAAGAGTTGTGATCAGTCaacattttcatttgaaaGCTCAGGCCCCATCTGGGTCAAGAAGTGCGGTGCCCGTTTGATTTACGAGAAGGACGTGGAAGAGTTCAACAAAGTAGTGGCACAATCCAGCAGCAATGTTGGGGAAGGATCCAGTGGGACTCGTAGATTTGATGAGGAACCACATTTCAAAAGATTGAAGAAAACATGAATTTTCTTCACATACTCGTAATTGCACCAGCAAATTCACCCTTGCCGTGTAACTACCCGCAGTTGGTCCATaattcatatttcagatttagggatatttgtgGAGTTTAGGAGttctttattaa
This window contains:
- the LOC117613450 gene encoding TMV resistance protein N-like is translated as MASSTQRDSSSLPPPSRWKYDVFLSFRGETRKTFTAHLHKELLDQGITETFLDETELQEGKPISEVFSAIAQSRFAILVISQDYASSTWCLNELLRILKCMEGRGAILPIFYSVEPSNVGKQLGSFEQAFTKLEERFKHDINKVKSWRDALRTVAKIKGWTTKDRYEPQLIREIVDKVRTLVRPTWSEPEEKLVGIDSTLEHLRRLLDTDTESVDVRFIGIWGLSGIGKTTIAERTYARILHKFERSCFLDRVRDKISQTDGLKNLKRELCKSLMKRNIEDWAFDIKGTIKRLLSCKKVLLVLDDVDDNSQLEDLCGNQDGFAPGSRVIITARSERLLSRHGVDRTFEVHKLNDQDALQLFSLKAFGRDYPDMPCVALSKCFVSYANGLPLALKLWGSSLRKADQDEWGSKLGKLKDNFDGKIMDRLKINFDGLDEEEKSIFLDIACFFMGKYKDEVVERLCGSRSSVDNAIKVLIRCSLLTVSDNMVWMHNLLQEMGKAIVRGESKEPGERSRLWLSKDIFYVLRNNTGTSAVEGIVLDHRESEVCECHPEAFSKMFNLKFLKLHNVYLHKDLACLPNSLQFLEWKGYPLDSLPIDFKPDKLVELSMCHSKIEQLWSGIKDFDKLKVIRLCHSKSLTSTPDFKEVQNLERLDLEGCVSLVEIHSSIRVLKKLIFLNLKDCKSLESLPGEIAMECLEILILSGCSNVKRIPKFVGHMENLWKISLDETAIEDIPSSIQGLTKLSVLDIRDCVNLTQLPSTIGNLKFLKSLNASGCTQLAELPASFQELVSLEKLDLSGTAIEKWPFSVFHLKKLKSFIFRGPKGRSPQPWHVLLPFRWPLKCLQPMSQFLPPLSGLCSLRELDLSDHNLRDGTILADIGCLSSLVSLDLSGNDFVSLPESISKLSQLENLYLSDCQSLEYLPVLSSSKSLQVTADCCTSLERLQHPLNLDTLSSSCFNLMNCFGLVKNESHDNKTLTMLRKYLERTSYPGDRFEIAIPGSKIPWWFSRQRVGSSVSILVTPKWCDNKWMGYALCAVFEVFSSGWELSCVLEVNGKKEYPAPVLLTDVQPVSDHLWLFYVSRDISFGTEWQKSCDQSTFSFESSGPIWVKKCGARLIYEKDVEEFNKVVAQSSSNVGEGSSGTRRFDEEPHFKRLKKT